In Polynucleobacter ibericus, a genomic segment contains:
- a CDS encoding EamA family transporter: MPKTSQKSYSLPASHLLLALAIVAVWGTNFVVIKLSLHAFPPFLFAALRYTFAFIPLVFFMKKPKVSWANLCIYGLAVGVGQFGVLYFAIDGRISPGLASLVIQTQVFFTIGFAMFFARERLRTYQTIALLVAIIGLIVIALHTDANTTFLGLALVVFAGLSWGVANTVSRRAGSINMLSYVVWASAFAIPPLFAISIVFEGGWDHMSTSLTSAPAGAWAGVLWQSWANTIFGYSAWAWLLSRHPAAVVAPAPLLVPIFGMGAAAYFLAEPLPLWKIMAAGLVITGLVINLFWPNIERSLKRRFS; encoded by the coding sequence GTGCCTAAGACTTCTCAGAAAAGTTACTCATTACCCGCTAGCCATCTATTGCTAGCACTTGCGATTGTGGCGGTGTGGGGGACGAACTTTGTGGTGATTAAGTTATCGCTGCATGCTTTTCCACCATTCTTATTTGCAGCACTACGCTATACCTTTGCCTTTATCCCTCTTGTGTTCTTTATGAAAAAACCCAAAGTATCTTGGGCCAATCTGTGCATTTATGGTCTTGCAGTTGGGGTGGGGCAGTTCGGGGTGCTGTATTTCGCGATCGATGGTCGCATTTCTCCAGGGCTGGCTTCACTAGTGATTCAGACGCAGGTATTTTTTACTATCGGCTTTGCCATGTTTTTTGCTAGAGAGCGTTTGCGAACTTATCAAACAATTGCGTTGCTCGTGGCAATCATAGGCTTGATAGTTATTGCACTGCACACGGATGCCAATACTACTTTCCTGGGGCTTGCTTTGGTTGTGTTTGCCGGTCTTTCTTGGGGTGTAGCCAATACCGTAAGTCGCAGGGCCGGTTCTATCAATATGTTGTCCTATGTAGTTTGGGCGAGTGCTTTTGCAATTCCTCCTTTATTTGCTATCTCCATAGTCTTTGAGGGTGGCTGGGATCATATGAGTACCTCATTAACCTCAGCCCCAGCAGGGGCTTGGGCAGGTGTTCTTTGGCAGTCTTGGGCAAATACCATTTTTGGCTACTCTGCTTGGGCCTGGCTACTCTCCAGACACCCAGCGGCAGTAGTGGCACCCGCTCCCTTGTTGGTGCCTATTTTTGGTATGGGGGCTGCAGCCTATTTCTTGGCTGAACCATTGCCTCTATGGAAGATCATGGCGGCAGGGTTAGTGATTACTGGCTTAGTCATAAACCTTTTTTGGCCCAATATCGAGCGCAGTCTAAAGCGGCGATTTTCCTGA
- a CDS encoding ABC transporter substrate-binding protein: protein MNIRRHIFAVAATAMLSTGAYAADIKLGLSGPFTGGSASMGVSMRDGVRLAAKEINAAGGINGNKIVLIERDDEAKNERGVQIAQELINNEKVVATLGYINTGVALASQRFYQDAKIPVMNNVATGSILTKQFPNAPENYIFRNAAPDNIQAPLIAKEAVEKRGLKKVAILADSTNYGQLGREDLEKALKGYGVTPVAVEKFNIGDVDMTSQLLKAKNAGAEVILTYAIGPELAQIANGMAKLGWKKPMIGSWTLSMASFIDTAGKNGDGATMPQTYIQTPSTTPKRKSFQEAYLKEFKPKNNNIASPVSAAQGYDSVYLLAAAIKQANSTEGPKILAALQDLKAPVDGVVITYNKPFSATDHDAIKMKDVVMGVVESGRVEFLNAEDATAKKK from the coding sequence ATGAACATTCGTCGTCACATTTTTGCAGTAGCTGCTACTGCAATGCTCTCTACCGGTGCTTACGCTGCCGATATCAAACTAGGTCTATCTGGACCATTCACTGGCGGCTCAGCCTCAATGGGCGTGAGTATGCGTGATGGCGTGCGTCTTGCCGCTAAAGAAATTAATGCTGCTGGCGGTATCAATGGCAACAAAATCGTTTTGATTGAACGCGACGATGAAGCAAAAAATGAGCGTGGCGTGCAAATTGCACAAGAGTTGATTAACAATGAAAAAGTTGTTGCTACTTTGGGTTACATCAATACTGGTGTTGCATTGGCTTCACAGCGCTTCTATCAAGATGCGAAGATTCCAGTGATGAATAACGTTGCTACTGGTTCTATCTTGACTAAGCAGTTCCCAAATGCACCAGAGAACTACATTTTCCGTAATGCTGCACCTGACAATATTCAAGCACCATTGATCGCTAAAGAAGCGGTTGAGAAACGTGGCTTGAAAAAGGTAGCGATTTTGGCTGACTCTACAAACTACGGCCAGTTGGGTCGTGAAGACTTAGAGAAGGCATTGAAAGGTTATGGCGTAACACCAGTAGCTGTTGAGAAATTCAACATTGGTGACGTTGATATGACTTCACAATTGCTCAAAGCAAAAAATGCTGGTGCAGAAGTCATTTTGACTTACGCAATTGGACCTGAGTTGGCGCAAATTGCTAACGGCATGGCTAAGTTGGGTTGGAAAAAACCAATGATTGGTAGCTGGACTTTGTCTATGGCTAGCTTTATTGATACAGCGGGTAAGAATGGTGACGGCGCAACAATGCCACAAACCTATATTCAAACTCCATCTACAACTCCTAAGCGTAAGTCTTTCCAAGAAGCTTACTTAAAAGAGTTCAAGCCAAAAAATAACAACATCGCTTCACCGGTTTCTGCTGCTCAAGGTTACGACTCTGTATACCTCTTGGCTGCAGCGATCAAGCAAGCAAACAGCACTGAAGGACCAAAGATTTTGGCAGCATTGCAAGATCTGAAAGCTCCAGTTGATGGCGTTGTTATTACTTACAACAAACCATTCTCTGCAACTGACCACGACGCTATCAAGATGAAAGATGTTGTGATGGGTGTAGTTGAAAGCGGTCGCGTTGAATTCTTGAATGCTGAGGATGCAACAGCGAAGAAGAAGTAA
- a CDS encoding branched-chain amino acid ABC transporter permease gives MDMLAQILSSGIAVGMIYAVIAFGFQLTFATSGTLNFGQGEALMLGALVGLTCVDTFGMNYWVMIPVVCLFGMIQGSFVELIGVRPAIKIKSEFGWIMSTIALGIIFKNVAENIWGRDALPFPSPLPMEPMSFLGASILPMEILVVFGALVMMLLVEFFNRKTIYGKAVVATANDRDAAGLMGINTSVVITFSYALSSLTAAFAGVLIAPLTLTGASMGGALGLKAFAVAIIGGLSSGMGIIVGGLILGIVETATGFYISTGYKDVPGLILLLLVLAYKPSGLFGKSAIKKV, from the coding sequence ATGGACATGCTTGCACAAATCCTCTCTAGCGGTATCGCTGTGGGGATGATCTATGCGGTAATCGCTTTCGGTTTCCAGCTCACCTTTGCCACATCGGGCACTTTGAACTTCGGTCAAGGTGAAGCGCTGATGTTGGGCGCTCTCGTAGGTTTAACCTGCGTTGATACCTTTGGAATGAACTACTGGGTCATGATTCCAGTAGTTTGTTTATTCGGAATGATTCAAGGTAGCTTTGTCGAGCTTATCGGTGTACGTCCTGCGATCAAAATTAAATCTGAGTTTGGTTGGATTATGTCCACCATCGCTCTCGGTATTATTTTTAAGAACGTTGCTGAAAACATTTGGGGTCGCGATGCATTGCCATTCCCATCGCCTTTACCAATGGAGCCAATGAGCTTCTTGGGCGCGAGTATTCTGCCAATGGAAATTTTGGTGGTGTTTGGCGCGCTGGTAATGATGTTATTAGTCGAGTTCTTTAACCGTAAAACGATTTACGGTAAGGCTGTAGTAGCAACTGCAAACGATCGCGATGCTGCTGGTTTGATGGGTATTAACACTAGCGTGGTGATTACCTTCTCTTATGCCCTATCTTCCTTGACTGCTGCGTTTGCTGGTGTATTGATTGCACCTCTGACATTGACTGGCGCGAGTATGGGCGGCGCCTTGGGTCTAAAGGCTTTCGCGGTTGCGATTATTGGTGGCCTCTCAAGCGGTATGGGAATTATTGTAGGCGGCCTCATTCTAGGTATCGTTGAAACGGCTACCGGTTTTTATATCTCTACTGGTTACAAAGATGTTCCAGGTTTGATTTTGTTATTGCTCGTATTGGCATACAAACCATCTGGTCTCTTCGGCAAATCTGCGATTAAGAAAGTTTAA
- a CDS encoding branched-chain amino acid ABC transporter ATP-binding protein/permease translates to MKLKSLLPLLIAIGALFALPLFVHNPYYIHLVETILIYTILLYGLDIVVGYVGQVSLGHAALFGIGSYTAGVLYFHFGWTIWGTLPASIVVTSIFGGILALPALKVIGPYLAMVTLAFGTIAQILINEMTWLTEGPLGIKIPKPDLMGVPMTKAEYFWMVGIILILSMIVVDRFVKSQVGRAFEALRDSPIACDCMGVSVYRFKVIAFVISAAFAGLAGCLYAYSEQYISPNTYNNELAVLFLLGIIMGGRKSRLGALIGAAIIVLLPKLLDDINLFRIVASIIAIVVLVGAGMALSKQQTTPRRVAVPIAGVVGLAAFSFWLNTISDWRLSIFGFMILLVVYYLQNGIVGFAKSFYQSIAGKAKTVRGGDHEEVDDSISFISAVGQQNAGAELLKVDSLLMQFGGLKALNNVDLSVKRGTIHGLIGPNGSGKSTMMNVLTGIYIPTAGSVLYAGESVVGKTSSDIALSGIARTFQNVQLFGEMTAIQNILVGLHHTFKSNMVEIALNLPRYKKEEADAHARAMALLKFVGLDDLANEEARNLPYGKQRLLEIARALALDPELLLLDEPAAGLTAPDIKELLRIIRKIRDSGITFILIEHHMDVVMSVCDTVSVLDFGQKIAEGKPAEVQADEKVIHAYLGT, encoded by the coding sequence ATGAAATTGAAGTCTCTATTACCTCTATTAATTGCGATTGGGGCACTCTTTGCCCTGCCGTTATTTGTTCATAATCCGTATTACATTCACTTAGTTGAAACCATTCTGATCTACACCATCTTGTTATATGGTTTGGATATTGTGGTGGGCTATGTTGGTCAGGTTTCCTTGGGTCATGCTGCTTTGTTTGGAATTGGCTCCTACACCGCCGGTGTTTTGTATTTCCATTTCGGCTGGACTATTTGGGGAACATTACCTGCGTCTATCGTAGTCACTTCCATTTTCGGCGGTATTTTGGCTTTGCCAGCCTTGAAGGTAATCGGACCTTATTTAGCGATGGTGACCTTGGCTTTTGGAACGATTGCACAGATTCTCATTAACGAGATGACTTGGTTGACTGAAGGTCCATTAGGTATCAAGATTCCTAAGCCAGACTTAATGGGCGTGCCAATGACTAAGGCCGAGTACTTCTGGATGGTTGGCATCATTTTGATTCTCTCCATGATCGTAGTAGATCGCTTTGTTAAATCACAAGTAGGCCGTGCATTTGAGGCTTTGCGTGACAGCCCAATTGCTTGCGACTGTATGGGTGTGTCCGTATATCGCTTTAAGGTGATCGCATTTGTGATCAGCGCAGCCTTTGCAGGTTTGGCTGGTTGCTTGTATGCCTACTCTGAGCAATATATTTCACCTAACACCTATAACAACGAACTTGCTGTTCTGTTCTTGCTCGGCATCATCATGGGTGGACGCAAGTCTCGCTTGGGTGCGTTGATTGGCGCGGCCATTATTGTGTTGTTGCCTAAGCTCTTGGATGACATCAACTTGTTCCGTATTGTTGCTTCGATTATTGCGATCGTAGTGTTGGTTGGTGCTGGTATGGCCCTTTCCAAGCAACAAACTACTCCAAGACGTGTAGCGGTTCCGATCGCTGGCGTTGTAGGTTTAGCTGCATTCTCATTCTGGCTCAACACGATCTCTGACTGGCGCTTGAGTATTTTCGGCTTCATGATTTTGCTCGTGGTGTACTACCTGCAAAACGGTATTGTTGGTTTTGCAAAGAGCTTCTACCAATCTATTGCCGGTAAAGCTAAAACAGTTCGCGGTGGTGATCACGAAGAGGTGGATGATTCCATCAGCTTTATTAGCGCCGTTGGTCAACAGAATGCAGGTGCAGAGCTTCTCAAAGTAGACTCATTGTTAATGCAGTTCGGTGGTCTAAAAGCGTTGAATAACGTTGATCTTAGCGTCAAGCGCGGCACCATTCATGGTCTGATCGGTCCTAACGGATCTGGTAAGAGCACGATGATGAACGTATTGACTGGTATCTACATACCTACAGCTGGTAGCGTCTTATATGCTGGTGAAAGCGTTGTTGGTAAGACATCTTCTGACATCGCTTTGTCTGGTATCGCACGTACCTTCCAAAACGTTCAGCTGTTCGGTGAAATGACTGCTATCCAAAATATTTTGGTTGGCTTGCATCACACCTTTAAATCGAACATGGTAGAAATTGCTTTAAATCTGCCGCGTTATAAGAAAGAAGAGGCTGATGCACATGCTCGTGCAATGGCGCTTCTCAAGTTCGTAGGCTTGGATGACTTGGCAAATGAAGAGGCGCGTAACTTGCCATACGGTAAGCAGCGTTTGCTCGAGATTGCCCGTGCCCTGGCATTGGATCCTGAGTTGCTCTTGTTGGATGAGCCCGCTGCAGGTTTGACAGCTCCTGATATTAAAGAACTCTTGCGCATTATTCGTAAGATCCGCGATAGCGGTATTACCTTCATCCTGATTGAGCATCACATGGATGTGGTGATGTCAGTTTGCGATACCGTTTCTGTATTGGACTTCGGTCAGAAGATTGCAGAAGGTAAACCAGCTGAAGTTCAGGCAGACGAGAAGGTGATTCATGCCTACTTGGGTACTTAA
- a CDS encoding ABC transporter ATP-binding protein: MLSIKNLEAGYGKVKVLHGINIDVPKGQVITLIGSNGAGKTTTMRAITGMIKPTAGEVTLGGEKIDGYDSHKIARLGLAHSPEGRRVFTTMSVTDNLLLGAFPRFTGSRPKGDIKNDLEKSLEMFPRLKERRNQLAGTLSGGEQQMLAMARAVMLNPEIILLDEPSMGLAPILVEEVFRIISNLKSQGVTMLLVEQFAAAALNVADYGYVLENGKIATHGPAAKLKDDPAVKAAYLGGAGGH; encoded by the coding sequence ATGTTATCTATTAAGAATCTTGAAGCAGGCTACGGCAAAGTAAAGGTCCTCCACGGCATCAATATTGATGTTCCTAAAGGACAAGTCATTACTTTGATTGGCTCAAACGGCGCTGGCAAAACCACTACCATGCGCGCTATTACAGGCATGATCAAGCCAACGGCTGGTGAAGTGACATTAGGCGGCGAAAAAATTGATGGTTATGACTCTCATAAAATCGCCCGCCTAGGTTTAGCGCACAGTCCTGAAGGCCGTCGCGTGTTTACGACGATGTCAGTCACTGACAACCTTTTATTGGGTGCATTTCCACGCTTTACAGGCAGTCGCCCTAAAGGCGATATTAAGAACGACCTCGAGAAGTCTCTCGAAATGTTCCCGCGCCTGAAAGAGCGTCGCAATCAGTTAGCTGGCACTTTGTCTGGTGGTGAACAGCAGATGTTGGCAATGGCACGCGCTGTGATGCTCAATCCAGAGATTATTCTCTTGGACGAGCCATCCATGGGCCTTGCACCAATCTTGGTTGAAGAAGTATTTAGGATTATTTCTAATCTGAAGTCACAAGGCGTAACGATGTTATTGGTTGAGCAGTTTGCTGCTGCAGCCTTGAACGTAGCGGATTACGGTTATGTACTGGAAAACGGTAAGATTGCCACTCATGGCCCTGCTGCTAAGCTCAAAGATGATCCAGCTGTGAAAGCTGCTTATTTGGGTGGTGCAGGCGGTCACTAA
- a CDS encoding sulfite exporter TauE/SafE family protein — translation MDYSILISPSLGLIVGLLMGLTGAGGGILSVPLLVFVLHLPIAEAAPISLSAIALSAGVGALLGLKNKILRYKAAGFMAMFGLLLSPLGLWVAQIVPNTPLLLLFSCTLFFVSTRLFIKARGEILRLPAPKNKPPPCLLNSEIGKLNWNIPCARSLMLSGGWAGFLSGLLGVGGGFVIVPALKRYTDLPAHSIVATSLGVLAIISSGGVIFSAVSGNLDLALAAPFSLGALSGLLIGRAFGKKLSGPRLQQIFALFTFAVAVSLALKGINAL, via the coding sequence ATGGACTACTCAATACTTATCAGCCCCTCCCTGGGTCTCATCGTAGGCTTATTGATGGGCCTTACTGGCGCTGGCGGCGGCATTTTGTCAGTTCCATTACTCGTCTTCGTCCTGCACCTACCCATTGCCGAGGCGGCACCCATCTCCCTCTCTGCAATTGCACTCTCCGCAGGAGTCGGCGCGCTCTTGGGTCTAAAAAATAAAATTTTGCGCTATAAAGCTGCTGGCTTCATGGCCATGTTTGGACTACTCCTTTCCCCACTTGGTCTCTGGGTGGCGCAAATAGTACCGAATACACCATTGCTGCTTCTATTTAGTTGCACCCTATTTTTTGTATCCACCCGTCTATTTATAAAGGCCAGAGGAGAAATCCTTCGCCTCCCCGCGCCGAAAAATAAACCACCTCCATGTCTTCTGAATTCAGAAATTGGTAAATTAAATTGGAATATCCCTTGCGCTAGATCACTGATGCTGTCTGGCGGTTGGGCCGGTTTCTTGTCTGGCTTGCTGGGTGTAGGTGGCGGCTTTGTGATTGTTCCCGCATTGAAACGTTATACCGATTTACCAGCCCATTCGATAGTTGCCACCTCATTGGGCGTGCTTGCAATCATCTCCAGCGGTGGAGTAATATTTTCTGCAGTCTCAGGCAATCTAGATTTAGCGCTTGCAGCTCCCTTTTCCCTAGGTGCTTTAAGCGGTCTTTTAATAGGCAGGGCGTTTGGCAAAAAATTAAGTGGTCCTAGGCTACAGCAAATTTTTGCCTTATTCACTTTTGCCGTAGCAGTCAGCCTTGCTCTAAAGGGCATCAACGCCTTATGA
- a CDS encoding MBL fold metallo-hydrolase has protein sequence MSQSPKADVKAFFDPDTWTFTYVVFAGKQSPCIVIDSVLNYDSKSGRTSTRSADEVISYIQSEQLQLTWVLETHAHADHLTAAPYIQSKLGGKIVIGDHITSVQNVFKSVFNLDEQFVIDGSQFDYLLKDGESLKFGDLSLKALYVPGHTPACMAYEIGDVLFVGDTLFMPDVGTARCDFPGGNAQTLYQSIQKVLSYPAETKLYMCHDYPPTDRPVAYCTTVGEERKSNIHVHDGVSEEEFVRMRNQRDATLEMPNLILPSIQVNIRAGHLPEPEANGKSYLKIPLNAL, from the coding sequence GTGAGCCAAAGCCCTAAAGCAGATGTTAAAGCGTTTTTTGATCCAGATACCTGGACCTTTACCTATGTTGTTTTTGCGGGCAAACAAAGCCCATGCATAGTGATTGACTCGGTACTGAACTATGACTCTAAATCCGGTAGAACCTCCACTCGGTCGGCTGATGAAGTGATTAGCTATATACAAAGCGAGCAATTGCAGTTGACTTGGGTTTTAGAAACCCATGCGCATGCAGATCATTTAACAGCGGCGCCCTATATACAAAGTAAGTTAGGCGGCAAGATTGTTATTGGCGATCACATCACTAGTGTGCAAAACGTATTTAAGAGTGTTTTTAATCTGGATGAGCAGTTTGTAATTGATGGATCTCAATTTGATTACTTGCTAAAAGATGGGGAGTCATTGAAATTCGGAGACTTATCTTTAAAAGCCCTCTATGTACCTGGACATACGCCAGCTTGTATGGCTTATGAAATTGGCGATGTCTTGTTTGTGGGCGATACTTTATTCATGCCAGATGTGGGTACAGCGCGTTGCGACTTTCCTGGCGGTAACGCTCAGACCTTATATCAGTCGATTCAGAAGGTCTTGTCATATCCTGCTGAAACCAAGTTATACATGTGTCATGACTACCCTCCAACGGATCGTCCGGTAGCCTATTGCACAACGGTGGGCGAAGAGAGGAAGTCGAACATTCACGTGCACGATGGAGTGAGTGAGGAAGAATTTGTGCGGATGCGCAATCAACGTGATGCTACCTTAGAGATGCCTAATCTCATATTGCCATCGATTCAGGTTAATATCCGTGCGGGACATCTGCCCGAGCCAGAGGCGAATGGAAAATCGTACTTAAAAATTCCACTGAATGCACTTTAA
- a CDS encoding ArsR/SmtB family transcription factor — MAITKSELKKMQASADDACKLMKVLSNSDRMMLLCEIGQGEKCVSELEAALDLHQPTLSQQLTVLRKEKLVKTRREGKQIYYSLASEVAIAVMSLLYKHYCKK; from the coding sequence ATGGCTATCACTAAATCGGAACTTAAAAAAATGCAAGCGTCAGCAGACGATGCTTGTAAGTTGATGAAGGTTTTATCCAATAGCGATCGTATGATGTTGTTATGTGAAATTGGACAAGGCGAAAAATGTGTCAGCGAGCTTGAGGCTGCCCTAGATCTACATCAACCAACGTTATCTCAGCAATTAACCGTGCTTCGTAAAGAAAAGCTAGTAAAGACACGTAGAGAGGGTAAGCAAATTTACTATTCTCTGGCTAGTGAGGTCGCTATAGCGGTAATGAGTTTGCTCTATAAGCATTATTGTAAAAAATAG
- a CDS encoding FAD:protein FMN transferase, giving the protein MIRCKPLLGTFVEICTREDEDGFMAVENAFAAIEKVQDLMGFHNPDTELSIINHLAHKEAVEVHPWTAQVIKIAKNVHFASDGLFNCGIGHRLVAAGLLPRHITFKNHDLGGIEDIQFLAPDLIKSTRPVCLDLGGIAKGFAVDMAVRVLISEGITSGSVNAGGDLRVFGKTALPIQIRDPETPEKLIEIGSLKDGAIATSSLYFAKRDQQISHIINPLAQNFSEVHAEVLGSFSILAKECVYADALTKVLALSNNEDHPCFKHFSAQALRISV; this is encoded by the coding sequence ATGATTCGCTGCAAACCTCTGCTGGGGACTTTTGTGGAAATCTGTACTCGAGAAGATGAGGATGGATTCATGGCGGTTGAGAACGCATTTGCAGCAATTGAAAAAGTACAAGATCTCATGGGGTTTCACAATCCTGATACCGAACTGAGCATCATTAATCATCTTGCCCATAAAGAGGCCGTTGAAGTTCATCCATGGACTGCCCAAGTCATCAAGATTGCCAAGAATGTTCATTTTGCATCAGATGGTCTATTCAATTGTGGCATTGGGCATCGTCTTGTGGCTGCCGGCTTATTGCCACGGCACATCACATTTAAAAATCATGATCTTGGTGGAATTGAAGATATTCAGTTCTTAGCTCCCGATCTCATTAAATCGACACGTCCAGTCTGCCTAGATTTGGGTGGAATCGCCAAGGGGTTTGCAGTTGATATGGCAGTGCGAGTCTTAATCTCCGAGGGAATAACATCAGGCTCAGTAAATGCTGGTGGTGACTTACGGGTATTTGGCAAAACCGCCCTACCAATTCAGATCCGCGATCCAGAGACTCCTGAAAAGTTGATTGAGATTGGATCCTTGAAAGATGGTGCCATTGCCACTAGTAGTCTTTACTTTGCAAAAAGGGATCAACAGATTAGCCACATCATTAACCCCTTAGCTCAGAATTTTTCCGAAGTACATGCTGAGGTTTTAGGCTCCTTCTCCATTCTCGCTAAAGAGTGCGTCTATGCAGATGCCCTCACTAAAGTCTTAGCCTTATCAAATAACGAAGATCACCCCTGCTTTAAGCACTTCTCAGCACAAGCCCTTAGGATTTCAGTATGA
- a CDS encoding FMN-binding protein, which produces MMIWKPYPLAVFSLAMMSAPIIAHAKIYISVEQAQKILLPNKALSKTPIIITDDLQEKMRIASSIRHPFQGDRIWKASDGSWLVIDEVVGKHEMITYAVAIHPNGSIAGIEVLEYVESYGYEVAEAQWRKQFIGKTANDPIKLNKDIQNIGGATLSCKHLTDGVKRVAVLHELTLRNISKLTAQPQTAKAK; this is translated from the coding sequence ATGATGATTTGGAAACCTTACCCGTTAGCTGTATTTAGCCTGGCAATGATGAGCGCACCCATCATTGCTCACGCCAAGATTTATATTTCTGTAGAACAGGCACAAAAAATTCTCCTCCCCAATAAGGCGCTCTCAAAGACCCCCATCATCATTACCGATGATTTACAAGAAAAGATGCGTATTGCATCCAGTATTCGCCACCCCTTTCAAGGTGATCGCATCTGGAAGGCATCTGATGGTAGTTGGCTAGTCATTGATGAAGTGGTTGGTAAACATGAAATGATTACCTATGCTGTTGCCATTCATCCCAATGGCAGTATCGCTGGTATTGAAGTTCTGGAATATGTCGAGTCCTACGGCTATGAAGTTGCAGAAGCGCAATGGCGCAAGCAATTTATTGGCAAGACTGCGAATGATCCTATTAAGCTCAATAAAGATATTCAAAATATTGGGGGTGCCACCTTATCTTGCAAGCACCTCACTGATGGGGTGAAGCGGGTTGCAGTTCTTCATGAGTTAACACTCAGGAATATCTCCAAACTAACCGCTCAACCCCAAACAGCTAAAGCAAAATGA
- a CDS encoding DUF6662 family protein has protein sequence MKLTINRLLAFSLFLVATLHFSFAHAGEGAFGWIYTLDLQPKGKWEFEQRLQLNKQQAAGSYDAWTARTELEYGLTNDLQIAGYINSYYTNASQNYTNPDACGDSPTCTGGYGVPSSHDPSTAYKKSGIEGGSLEAIYRITNPVTSPVGLGLYLEPTWGRNKDELAARLLLQSNFIDDRLIVAGNVVVANERLKFIENGNVPESMLDFLVGASYRFAPKWSAGVEARFHNDYSELNLRNQVQRATFVGPNMHYAAKDWWVTGAWRYQLAGGNCMGGGEAECSNARVWDSHSVNEFIVKVGFPLN, from the coding sequence ATGAAATTGACCATTAATAGACTTCTCGCATTTAGCCTCTTCCTCGTTGCCACCCTTCATTTTTCTTTTGCCCATGCTGGTGAGGGTGCTTTTGGCTGGATCTACACCTTAGATTTACAACCTAAGGGTAAGTGGGAATTTGAGCAACGCTTGCAATTAAACAAACAACAAGCTGCCGGTTCTTACGATGCCTGGACTGCAAGGACGGAATTGGAGTACGGCCTGACAAATGATTTACAAATAGCGGGCTATATCAACTCTTACTACACCAACGCCAGTCAAAACTACACCAACCCCGATGCGTGCGGAGATTCACCAACCTGCACTGGTGGTTATGGCGTCCCGTCCTCACATGACCCATCCACTGCCTATAAGAAAAGTGGAATTGAAGGCGGGTCCCTTGAAGCCATCTATCGCATTACCAATCCAGTGACCTCACCTGTGGGCTTGGGGCTGTATTTGGAGCCGACATGGGGTAGGAATAAAGATGAGCTCGCAGCGCGGCTTCTACTGCAATCGAACTTTATTGATGACCGACTGATTGTGGCGGGCAACGTTGTCGTAGCCAATGAACGTTTGAAGTTTATTGAGAACGGCAATGTACCGGAATCGATGTTAGATTTTTTAGTAGGTGCTAGCTATCGTTTCGCACCCAAATGGTCTGCCGGTGTTGAAGCCCGTTTTCATAACGACTATTCAGAGTTGAATTTACGCAATCAAGTACAAAGAGCTACTTTTGTGGGCCCCAATATGCACTATGCCGCAAAAGATTGGTGGGTCACTGGCGCTTGGCGTTATCAACTTGCAGGCGGAAACTGTATGGGCGGTGGCGAGGCCGAGTGCTCAAATGCACGCGTCTGGGATAGTCATTCAGTAAACGAATTCATTGTCAAAGTTGGCTTCCCTCTTAATTAA
- a CDS encoding DUF3820 family protein, which translates to MNAESLEKLVLMKMPFGKHAGRALADLPGNYLAWFAREGFPKGELGELLELMHTLDHNGLRGLLAPIQRAHGLQAKSKLL; encoded by the coding sequence ATGAATGCTGAGTCCTTGGAAAAACTGGTTTTAATGAAAATGCCTTTTGGTAAGCATGCAGGACGTGCTTTGGCTGATTTGCCTGGAAACTATTTGGCTTGGTTTGCTCGCGAAGGATTTCCCAAGGGTGAGCTCGGTGAGTTATTGGAGTTAATGCACACGCTAGACCACAACGGATTGCGCGGACTCCTGGCGCCTATACAGCGGGCTCATGGCCTGCAGGCCAAATCTAAATTACTTTGA